The Pan paniscus chromosome 1, NHGRI_mPanPan1-v2.0_pri, whole genome shotgun sequence genome has a segment encoding these proteins:
- the LOC134729686 gene encoding uncharacterized protein LOC134729686 encodes MRIQWASEGAWVCEDSSSMIGVDMQAGHTVGLDCLEAKLNSPRKEDRRNFSRGISPNCRIEYHKRNSGLKSYEVISDTSRQFVLIKFSLVEFHSTLEEHFSWKGSSKWTPTRVTSSVKPSVVSYHPSLSE; translated from the exons ATGCGCATCCAGTGGGCAAGTGAGGGTGCATGGGTTTGTGAAGACTCCAGCAGTATGATTgggg TTGACATGCAGGCTGGACATACAGTGGGCCTCGATTGCTTAGAAGCCAAACTGAACTcaccaagaaaagaagacaggAGAAACTTCTCAAGAGGAATATCTCCAAATTGCAG gatCGAATACCATAAGAGGAATTCTGGACTGAAGAGTTATGAAGTCATTTCAGACACTTCCAGACAATTTGTGTTAATTAAATTCTCACTGGTTGAGTTCCATTCTACACTGGAAGAGCATTTTTCCTGGAAAGGCTCCTCAAAATG GACACCAACAAGAGTCACCTCCTCAGTGAAGCCTTCCGTGGTTTCATACCACCCATCCCTATCGGAATGA